The DNA sequence TTAAAAACGATACACGTAGGGCTTCCGGTGGCAATTGAATGGCCAGTGTAAACTAGTTCCCCTGTTTTTGAGTTAACATCGAATATCCTGATCGTATCGCTGTCCTCATTTGCAACAAGCAATTTGTTGCCGTCCTCGTTGAAGGTCATGAAGCGCGGTGTCTTGCCTAGGGTGGGTGTGAAATGAATAGTTGCAAGAAACCCAGTCTGTCTGTTGATTCTGTAACATACAACGCTGTCGTGAATCCTGTTGGAAGCGTAAAGAAATTTTCCGTTAGGATGAACCAATATAGCACTTGCCTGTCCTTCTCCGGTGTATGTTTCCGGCAGTGATGTAATAATTTGTAGTGGCTCGATTTTCCTTGATTTGTCGTCGAAATCGTAGTAAGTGACTGAGTTTCCTTTTTCATTGATTAGATAAACTTTTGTATTATCAGAGTGGATAGCAACATGTCTGGGTTCCGAGAACTTTCTGGCATCTATAAAGCAAACAGGAGATAATCTTCCAGTTTCATCATTTACTTCAAAAACCCAAAGCCGTTCGAACCCAACATTACGCCCCTGGGTAGGTACGAAAAGAAATCTCTCGCTTTTATCTAATAAACACTGATGAGCATGCGAAACGCTCGTTTCGGTAAGGCCTTGCAAATGTTCTACGTATACAGCCT is a window from the Acetomicrobium flavidum genome containing:
- a CDS encoding lactonase family protein, with protein sequence MKYVYVGCRTTKTRNARGRGISLYQVQDNKTWKLVEITPILENPSYLTMDKTKNYLYTVHGDLNAVSAFKIDNEGKLQYINTVSSQGKNPVFITPNRTNKFLFVATLQGGTVTSLPINSDGSLGEAVYVEHLQGLTETSVSHAHQCLLDKSERFLFVPTQGRNVGFERLWVFEVNDETGRLSPVCFIDARKFSEPRHVAIHSDNTKVYLINEKGNSVTYYDFDDKSRKIEPLQIITSLPETYTGEGQASAILVHPNGKFLYASNRIHDSVVCYRINRQTGFLATIHFTPTLGKTPRFMTFNEDGNKLLVANEDSDTIRIFDVNSKTGELVYTGHSIATGSPTCIVFK